In Betta splendens chromosome 1, fBetSpl5.4, whole genome shotgun sequence, the genomic stretch TTTTAAATTGTTTAGCAGTTGTGGTCTACTTGTATTATGTAGCAACTTCAAAAATGTtaacaaaacataataaaataaatcagtcTGAAAGGCCAATGAACACACGGAGGACGATATGAATGCAGTATTATGTGTACAGTATTGATCACATGCCTTTACTTTATGTATAGTATGCTTCTGATTGATTTGTACAGTATTAAGCAGCTACTAAAAATTTATTCAGTCAGTGTTAAAGTTGATTAATCCTACATTCCAAACTTTGAGTCTGAACTGTGCTGGTTTTGTCCAAGTGTCACCTTAAAACCAGTTTATGTTCAGGAATTCATCAATCGTTAACCtctaaagtaaaaataaaatctatgTTACAATACCGCAAAGGTTAAATCAGAGGAAAGAGATGCAGTGGCCGTACAGTAAAAGAACTTTAGATAAAGTGAACAAGTTAAACTTAGAGAAAGTGAACAAGTTAAACTTAGAGTTTATGAGTTTATGAAGAGTTTATGAAGATACCTGAACCATCCAGACATTTTACTTcttgtttgattgtttgttgCCAATTTCATATTTCActtataatacaataataaccAAATCAGTCACCAAATAAAATCATTTAGCCCACATGTGTGAATTTATAAAGTTTATTTAGCACTTGAAGTAGCTCAAGTGTATTGAAGTGAAAGACtggttacatttacatttacattttttacttaaacaaacaaaacacctgtATGCCCTTAGTAAGAACAAAACTGTACTGTGTCAGAATTGAACATAATTCACTGCTGCTTATTGATGTCTTGCTGAATTGGGGATATTATTTCGTGACAGGTGTAGCAGGGGtttttgttgtagttgttgtagttgcaGATGTTGTAGTTGGGGTTGTAGTAGCAGTTGTGGTAGTTGGTGCAGGGGTAGGTCGTTGGAAGAGCATGATGATGTCGTACCATTGCTGGGGAGTTAGATTGGGCAACCTCATACGCTGAAACATCGATAGTTATTTAACACCAGAGCTTTTTCTCATGAATTCATTAATAATAGAGAGTCTGAATGCTTACTGGAGGAGCGACCATTCCCCTCTCATCTGACTCAGAGGAAGAGGCTGACCGCTCCAGTCGTTTGGCGGCCGAGTCCAACTGCACAGTGAAGGTTGCAAATTCAATATAGCCTGCTGTGCACTATTAAAGTGGTAATAATGGTATTGATAAGTACGCCGACACTGAATATTAGCATTTAACTTACAGGAATAGCCAGGACAAGACCCAGCAGGCATCCGAGCACAAACACTGCCTTAAGCATGGTTTAAGTTTTCACACCTGCTGAAAAAATTATTAAACGATACAATTTGCACCTAAAGATGTGGACAACATAATAATCCACATAATCCAACTCCCACAGAAAAGATAAGCATGGTCCGATAAATGGAAAGAGCATAATTACCTTTGAGCCTCCAGCAGAGTTTCTCACAGAATTTTGATTTACTTATGCTCTGAATGCTGAGGCTCTCCTTTATAAAGATACAGGAGCAAAAGTTATGTAATTCCTTATTATCAGTAAAACATTGTTGGGAAATTTTTCGACACCACCTTTTAAGGCGTGACAACTAATTAGATCCTGAAACCACATGTGAAGCAAATACATTTTTGCATCATTCATTAAAATTTCTTGTGTCAGTGATACAATATAACGTAATATATTGAGATCTATGAGCTTTGTCATTTTGCATCTCACTACTTTTATCATATCTACAGTGTACGTGTAGTTTCATTCTCAGACATTTAGCAAATTGGTAAATAGATGCTACTCAAATACCTGGTCTCTGTATGCCTGTTTACTAATTAAGCGTCTTAGTGATTGTGGCCAACACCCAGtgatgtctttgtttgtgtgttctctTGCTTTAGGATATGTGTTTGTTGCCTAAACTGTAGTTACTCAGTGAAGATAAAGATAAAACCTGAAAAATAAATTCAGATTTCTTTCaaggttttatttttcactttAAGAATTTAAACAGCTTCAAATTGTTGTCGACATGTACTGGTACTCTTTACTCATAGAAAGAGGATTAAACCTGATTAAGAGGACGTTGAGAAACGAAGCGTGGGGTAATTGCGGCTCTGGATTAGTTTGGATACTTTTTgtgattaaaatgttttgttttgaaaactgTGGGGTGTTTCAATCTAAGACGGGTGACATAAAAACTGATGTCTGTTcagatcagacacacacagtacctGCTCTTACTGCAGTTGAGTGCAGTTGAGTGAATACTTATAGTACTGTATATTGGATGCTCTACAGTAAGTAACTGGACTTTGACTTGTTAAATATCCAGTCTGTTTTGATGAGCAAGTGATTCACATGCTAAACAAAAGTGTATTTTTTTCTGTAGGTTCTTCAGCAGTTATGCAGATCTCTTTCATCGCAGCTTTCCTTCTGGTAGCAGTCGCTCATGCTGTGAGTGTTCCTcccttgtttatttatattaagaataagaataagaaaacctttaatagtcccacaatggggaaatttcgtcTCACAGCAGCAAAGTGTGATACAGAATAAGAAAAATGCAGCAGCAAGTAAAGTACAGAAACAGATCAGTGAAACTGGGTTGAGTTAGCACAGTAACAGGACGACAAAGCACTCAGCAAACAAACTTGTGCACTGATGCACAATCGTATGATCTGATTGcaaaaaattaattaacattaaGTAGGATTTGGAGGTAAGTAGACAATACAAATGTAGTCATTACTAATTTACTGTACAATTGACTTCATCTATACTTCACACAGGCTCCTGGTTTAGAGCAACAAGGACAGCCAAATGGTGGGATGGGTGGACCCAGTCAACCCGGGCAACCCCAGGGACGGCTAAATGGTGGGATGGGTGGCCCAAATCAACCCGGGCAACCCCAAGGACGGCCAAATGGTGGAGTGGGTAGGCCCAGTCAACCCGGGCAACCCGAGGGACGGCCAAATGGTGGGATGGGTGGACCCAGTCAACCCGGGCAACCCGAGGGACGGCCAAATGGTGGGATAGGTGGACCCAGTCAACCCGGGCAACCCCAAGGACGGCCAAATGGTGGGATGGGTGGCCCCAATCGACCTGGGCAACCCCAAGGACGGCCAAATGGTGGAGTGGGTGGGCCCAGTCAACCCGGGCAACCCCAGAGTCGGCCAAATGGTGGGATGGGTGGCCCAAATCAACCCGGGCAACCCCAAGGACGGCCAAATGGTGGGATGGGTGGCCCCAATCGACCTGGGCAACCCCAAGAACGGCCAAATGGTGGGATGGGTGGCCCCAATCGACCTGGGCAACCCCAAGGACGGCCAAATGATGGAGTGGGTGGCCCCAATGACCAAATAAATCAACCTGGGCAACCCCAACAACAGCCAAACATTGGTGGGCCTCTGGCCCTTAGGGAAAGCAGGTCTGGGAGTCCCCCACCACCAAAACATGAGGAACCTCACAGGCGTTGCCCTCATCTCCTGGTGAGCTCACAATGAAAAATGTAGATTGAACACCTGACTCAGGATTAATGTTGTTTTGTGATTTAATGTCAAATAGTTTCATATTATATCTAAAATTAAGCCTTTCAAAGCCATCTGTTGTGACTGTGATGTGAAGATAAACTTCATgctcttttatttgttttaggaCAACTTTGTGTTTTCCACTGTATTCAAGGTAAGAGTACTGTTGTCTCtcaatacaacaacaacacacttcTACTTCTACAATCTATTTATGTGCTTTCAATTCTTTTTTAGGTGGATAATGTGACATTTCAGGTATTAGTTTTCTTCTTAAGATTTGTTGTATATTAAACATAATAATGGGATTTCCattgaaacatgtttttttcttcctaGAACGCCACCAACATCCCCTTAAAGGAGGTAAACCTTTATAGCAAGTAATTCTTTCATGTTGTAAAGCACACCTCATTGTGAGGTTTACTGCTCTGTTAATGCTATACCTTGACATTTTTCAGGGGGAGAACATATTTTTGCCAGAGGTAAAAAAGGTAGGTGCGAACATTTCAAATTTATAGTTACCAAATTACAGTTAAAGAAATACTTGATGAAGGGTTTCTTCATTCATAGGTTGGTGAAAGTCGACTTCATCACGCCTAAACAGTCACTTGAGTTTAACCAAAGTTGTTTTACTTCTAATACAGGGAGAAGGATGTGGGCCTCCACACAAAAAGGTACAATGTATTGTTGATTTTTGGTTGTTTGTTATTTCCATAATTTAATTGTTACATTGGCTTTATTTCTTATCTGATTAGTTTGTATGGTCTTTGGTAGACAAGTATATTaggatttatttttctttatgtcAGATACTACAATATGTGAAGCTCACCTACAGCCACATGACCCCGGTaatgtacataaatatatattatttatatagtctAATATGTCAGTTCGTTCTTTAATGTatttcttctctgttttttcaCTTATTGTATTTCACAGACCAACTTCGCCATAGAGTTCGGAGTTTTTAAACCTGTAagtacaaacattttttttctttatcagTTTAAGGTTCTCTGGTTATATTATATGCTTCACTAACAAAATAAATTCCATTCTATTACTTTAGAACCAAGTCCCTAAACTTGTTTTCATCAGATTCACTATTATTTCTGTAACATTGACTAGGCTTGTGTAATTAATTTATAGACATTTCTTTGTTATTTAAGAGGGGTGCACAAtgaagacgatgatgatgatgctcatGATTTGGTATAAAAGGTGAAAATTTGAATTAATTTTGACTGATAACCTCAAAAGCCTGAAGTAACTATTTATTTATCTCATATCTTTTGCAGGAGAATCCACATTCAACAGAGAAGTTTTATTCCACTTTCATAACGTATAAAAAGAGATTATGATTTATTCTAGGTGGAAACCTCTGTAATATCTGTCCTGTAACTGAGCACTTCACAAAATTGGgtttctgtggaaaaaaataaaagccttaaaCGCTTCACTTTGGCTGAATTCTTTATTGTGTAGTGAAAAAGAGGAGACTACTTTACACTATGCAACATTCAGTAGTTTAGAATGGAATAAAAAGTTGGGTCCAAACAAATTAGTACAAATACGTACAGACTTTAGGACACTTTGCAGAAGAATCAATGCAGTGAATACAGGCAAACTCGTGGAAAGGAATTCCTGCCTGAGCACCTCAGACATCTAAGGCTCAAACAGGAACGGAAAGTTGGTCTGACCCTGAAGAAACAGTCAGAAAAGCAAAGTTGGATTAGAAATTCTAAAtcagtcagttttttttttatgtgtgtgtgtgtgtgtgtgtgtgtgtgtgtgtgtgtgtgtgtgtgtgtgtgtgtgtgtgctagatTGCTGGCAGGAATAACAGCTTTGAAAGTTTAGTTCCTTTGTATTAAACTACTGCATACCTCGTCAATCCCAGGACCAGTCGCATCACCACGGGGCACTGGAGGCATTGCTGTTGTCCCAGTCGGCCATGGCTGGTAGGAAGGTTACAAAACACAGCCGTTAGACTGGTTCACACTGCTCCTTGGCAAAAAAATAAGGCTATTGTGTTGTGTACTCACTTTTTCTGTCTGGACCTTTGGCTGGGAAGCCTGCTGAGATGAgatgaaacacatttattataacCCCAACAGAAACCATTGGCATTGTCTGACAAAGACAGtcagcaaagaaacacacaattGCAAacaacctacacacacaaacaaaaacacacaaagcatcatTTGCAAAGGACGCTGAATAGTTGAGGTCTAAAAGGCAATACTGAACATGTAGGCATGTGTGACTCTCAGTCCACCACTAAACCAGACACAACAGACATGTTGTCATTGCGTTACAGGCACGACCTACAGTCATGACTCAACACCCACAGCTATGTGATTATCTCCAGCTCTTAGTGTCATTGTCTGCACAAGACCTGAAGCGTGAAATCGAACAGGACAATAAAAATTTACTATCATTTATATCAGATTATATACTGCTTTTAGGGATTATTAGTCTTGAAGCCAATGCGCTGTAACACGTACACTTCACACTCGAGAGAAAGTCAACAAATTCCTTTTAAGAGAATCTCTGCCTCGTCAATGTGTGCGTCTTACCTGCAGAGGGAGCTGTGGCCTCTGTGTGGTTCTCTCCAGGGCCTGCTGGGCATTGTTGGGCTGCAGCATCACTGGGCTCCTCTGCCGAGGGTAGCCGTAAGGGGACATGAAGTACGGGAAGCCCTGCAAACCATCACATGTAAAAGACAGTTACAAATCTATGAAAATATGCAGAAGAAAAGGGTCTATTCGTCATCATCGTACCTGCTGCTGGGGAAACTGGGGAAATCCATACGCAGGGAACTGTGGATACATCTGACggacatttaaaatgaattacCTTCTCTATGACTCCCACAGATTCAGTAATCACTATGAGAAATATCTTTTCTACCTGCACAGGATTTTGGGCCTGCTGAGGGACGTTGGGCGCGTTGGGGTCCTGCGGGAGCCCAAGTTGCTCTTGTTGGCCATTGGGCACAAGCACAGGTGTTAGCTGGTTGCCCTGGTTGGGAAAGAGCAACTGGGGCCCCTGTGGGCCGAAGGGACCGGCCACCTGTGGGTTCAGGTTGACCACCTGTGGAGTGAGCAGCacctccggctgctgctgctgcagcacatacGGGGGTAAAAGCGAAGAGGCCTGGAGACAACGGGGACAGGGCTCCGTTTACATGATGTCCGGTGGGTAAATACTGTAAGATGTAACGGCTTCTACACGGTACCTGTGCTTGTCCAAGAGCTGCTAGAGTTAGTCCATTCAGCCTCAGGATCTGAAGACGCAAAATGATCTGATTAGATATAGATTGTCCTGACATGACAAATAACCATTCTTATAGCATCCGTTCACCTCATTGCTGTTGCTTGCTAGAATTCCTATTTGCACCTGTAGATGGAAAATGACAGTTTAGCATTTTGCCGTCAGACACAATAAAGTATGAGAGAAAAGTAAAGGCTGGACTCACTGGCAGAGTGAAGCTGGTTCTGAACAGACACACCAACAGCAGAGCAGTTTGCAGCTTCATCTTGTCCTGCATTCGTGTGCGTGGAGAAAACGTCATTACACTGTAAGAAGACAGAAAAGGCATTCGCTGTGGAACCAGGAGCGTTCCCAGCTGCTCTCACCGTGTCTCGGGTTCCTCGTTCCTGTGCTGTGCTGTCTCCTCGTCCGCTCCTTGTGCCTTTTAAATTCTCCTCAGCGGAGCCGCAGTCCACCAGCGGCCCAACCAGACGCCGTGCGGTCGGCGTGACAGACGCTCCTCATGGCACCGACTCAGACACTGACAACACAGCACAGGTAATGTGTTATTATGTTTAGGTCATGTCTCTAAAGGCCGTGACAGAACTTTTTTTATCTAACCTTCATAGGATTTAAAGTGAGTGAATTAGAGTTATCAGCAGTCATTGGTGTTTGGCTCTTTTACAGGCCACAGCTCATTGACTCCCTGTTTAGATGCTGTGCACTTCTTACAACTTGTAAGGAAAGTTTACGTGCATATTTCAGAGTGCGGCGCTCCAGCCTGTAATTACAGACACGTTAGGAGATTTGAAGTCATTTAGGCAAGTCATGAGCAAAGGCCAGAGACAGGAGAGGGGAGCTTATCGTCAGACGTTCTGTCACAGGCGGCTCAT encodes the following:
- the LOC114859063 gene encoding probable serine/threonine-protein kinase ifkA translates to MLKAVFVLGCLLGLVLAIPLDSAAKRLERSASSSESDERGMVAPPRMRLPNLTPQQWYDIIMLFQRPTPAPTTTTATTTPTTTSATTTTTTKTPATPVTK
- the odam gene encoding uncharacterized protein odam → MKLQTALLLVCLFRTSFTLPVQIGILASNSNEILRLNGLTLAALGQAQASSLLPPYVLQQQQPEVLLTPQVVNLNPQVAGPFGPQGPQLLFPNQGNQLTPVLVPNGQQEQLGLPQDPNAPNVPQQAQNPVQMYPQFPAYGFPQFPQQQGFPYFMSPYGYPRQRSPVMLQPNNAQQALERTTQRPQLPLQQASQPKVQTEKPWPTGTTAMPPVPRGDATGPGIDEGQTNFPFLFEP